A genomic window from Peromyscus maniculatus bairdii isolate BWxNUB_F1_BW_parent chromosome 1, HU_Pman_BW_mat_3.1, whole genome shotgun sequence includes:
- the LOC143271890 gene encoding leukocyte immunoglobulin-like receptor subfamily B member 4A: MVRLSQEHKQEKYNDSPWSPCSECCCVLCPTKTEGELYQDSTFDFLAGTLTKPKIWAEPHSVIASNAPVTIWCQGSREAKEYHLLKEGSTDPWDRQYPLESLDKAKFYIQHMTAYFAGIYKCYYKSPTGWSEHSDTLELVLTGAYDKPSLSVWPSSAVTSGETITMQCSSSLGFGRFILTQEGKHHLQWTLNSLQCANREFQAHFVLDPVTAIHNGTFRCYGYFRNHPQLWSKSSDSLHLLVSDSKDQSLTHTENEPTASQHESHTVENLIRMIMAALVLVTLVILLLVAWHSKKMEQDTTRR; this comes from the exons ATGGTTAGGCTTTCCCAGGAGCACAAGCAAGAAAAATACAACGACTCACCATGGTCCCCATGCTCAGAATGCTGTTGTGTCTTG TGCCCTACTAAGACTGAGGGAGAATTGTACCAGGACTCAACCTTTGATTTCCTTGCAGGAACCCTCACAAAGCCCAAAATCTGGGCTGAGCCACACTCTGTGATTGCCTCAAATGCACCTGTTACTATTTGGTGTCAGGGGTCCAGGGAGGCCAAGGAGTACCATTTGCTTAAAGAGGGAAGCACGGATCCTTGGGACAGACAATACCCTCTGGAAAGCTTGGACAAGGCTAAGTTCTACATCCAACACATGACAGCTTACTTTGCAGGGATATATAAGTGTTACTATAAGAGCCCTACTGGCTGGTCAGAGCACAGTGACACCCTGGAACTGGTGCTAACAG GAGCCTATGATAAACCAAGCCTGTCTGTCTGGCCCAGTTCTGCTGTGACCTCAGGAGAGACCATAACCATGCAGTGTAGTTCATCACTGGGATTTGGTAGATTTATTCTGACCCAGGAAGGAAAGCACCACCTCCAATGGACCCTGAACTCACTGCAATGTGCCAATAGGGAGTTTCAAGCTCATTTTGTTTTGGACCCAGTGACTGCCATTCACAATGGTACATTCAGATGCTATGGCTATTTTAGGAACCATCCCCAGTTGTGGTCAAAATCAAGTGACTCCCTTCACCTCTTGGTCTCAG ATTCCAAGGACCAGTCTCTCACCCACACTGAGAATG AACCCACAGCCTCACAGCACGAAAGTCACACAGTTGAAAATCTCATCCGAATGATCATGGCTGCCTTGGTTCTAGTGACTCTAGTGATTCTGCTGTTAGTAGCTTGGCACAGCAAGAAAATGGAACAAGATACAACcagaagataa